The proteins below come from a single Mya arenaria isolate MELC-2E11 chromosome 6, ASM2691426v1 genomic window:
- the LOC128237705 gene encoding uncharacterized protein LOC128237705 — translation MIFTLSVVVKSARQPRLRPPPPPCSHAFLDVSISLMSQWFYGRTAGLERKCLTAASPTPTPSRLPSVSGCFHLIDVPMAIWQDWISKKMPDSHFSDTHPLPVPSVSGGLIDVSKALWQDWIS, via the exons ATGATATTTACATTAAGTGTTGTAGTGA aaaGTGCCCGACAGCCGCGTCTCcgacccccaccccctcccTGCTCCCATGCATTTCTGGATGTTTCTATCTCATTGATGTCCCAATGGTTTTATGGCAGGACTGCAGGATTAGAAAG AAAGTGCCTGACAGCCGCTTCTCCAACCCCCACCCCCTCCCGGCTCCCGAGCGTTTCTGGATGTTTCCATCTCATTGATGTCCCAATGGCTATATGGCAGGACTGGATCAGTAAG aaaatgcCCGACAGTCACTTCTCCGACACCCACCCCCTCCCGGTCCCGAGCGTTTCTGGAGGTCTCATTGATGTCTCAAAAGCGTTATGGCAGGACTGGATCAGTTAG